A single window of Ignavibacteriota bacterium DNA harbors:
- a CDS encoding quinol:cytochrome C oxidoreductase, giving the protein MGFANDSVRASYNLIIVFLWLFSVGFGALFFVALEHIVGADWSVPFRRITEILAGVVFIVPIIAIPLFLNLDQIFTWMNPEVLNADKYVKGKAPYLNESFFIIRNVAIFALMAVFFFLFTFRSFKQDTNKNPKSSKTSAKISAIFFPIFAISITVIGMDWMMSLEPKWFSTIFGVYYFAGSLLATLAVLTFVVITLKENGYLSKYITEDHYYNLGGLMFAFTNFWAYIAFSQFLLIWYANIPDETLWYMDRSEGGWLILSLGLIFIRFGIPYLALVTRPSKSNPFRLKIIAVWVFLAHYYDLYWMIMPEYAKRSGAEAPVFGLTELSAPFLVVGSILLILGLLSKNRNLMPVGDPKFKRSLEFHL; this is encoded by the coding sequence ATCGGATTTGCAAATGATTCGGTCAGAGCATCATATAATTTGATAATTGTGTTCTTATGGCTATTCAGTGTTGGTTTTGGTGCACTCTTTTTTGTTGCATTGGAGCATATTGTAGGAGCTGATTGGAGTGTTCCTTTCAGACGCATAACTGAAATATTGGCAGGTGTTGTTTTCATTGTGCCGATTATAGCTATTCCTCTCTTTTTAAATCTCGACCAGATATTTACATGGATGAATCCTGAAGTTTTAAATGCTGATAAGTATGTAAAAGGTAAAGCTCCATATTTGAATGAATCATTTTTTATTATTAGAAATGTAGCAATTTTTGCATTAATGGCTGTTTTCTTTTTCTTGTTTACATTCCGCTCATTTAAACAGGATACAAACAAAAATCCAAAATCATCGAAAACCTCAGCTAAGATTTCAGCAATCTTTTTTCCAATTTTTGCAATATCAATTACTGTAATTGGAATGGACTGGATGATGAGCTTGGAGCCGAAATGGTTTTCGACTATTTTTGGTGTATATTACTTTGCAGGCTCATTACTTGCTACACTTGCTGTTCTTACTTTTGTTGTGATTACTCTCAAAGAGAATGGTTACTTAAGTAAATATATAACAGAAGACCACTATTATAATCTCGGTGGTCTGATGTTTGCCTTTACAAATTTCTGGGCATATATTGCATTCAGCCAGTTTTTACTTATTTGGTATGCAAATATTCCTGATGAAACCCTTTGGTACATGGATAGAAGTGAAGGCGGCTGGTTGATTCTTTCTTTGGGTTTAATTTTTATCAGATTCGGTATTCCTTACTTGGCTCTTGTAACAAGACCATCCAAGAGCAATCCTTTCAGATTAAAAATTATTGCAGTTTGGGTATTCCTTGCTCATTATTACGATTTATACTGGATGATTATGCCCGAATATGCTAAACGTAGCGGTGCAGAAGCTCCTGTTTTCGGACTTACTGAATTATCAGCACCATTTCTTGTTGTAGGTAGTATATTACTGATACTTGGTCTATTGTCAAAGAATCGTAATTTAATGCCTGTTGGTGATCCGAAATTTAAAAGAAGTTTGGAATTTCACTTGTAA
- a CDS encoding mechanosensitive ion channel produces the protein MDTDQILIKLTDIVIEYGPKLVGAIVVLFIGLKVVVILTKATERFLDNQNLDISLKPFLKGIINILLKVLLIVSVLSMLGVEMTSFIAMLGAAGLAIGMALSGTLQNFAGGVILLILKPFKVGDFIETQGFLGTVKEIQIFSTYILTVDNRTVIIPNGGLSTSSLINFTKEPIRRVDWTFGIAYGDDTDKAKKVILELCQADTRILGDPEPFVAVSALANSSVNFTVRAWVNSPDYWGVFFDMNDNIYKTFGKEGLNIPFPQMDVHVKNSK, from the coding sequence GTGGATACAGACCAAATATTAATCAAATTAACTGATATTGTTATTGAATATGGACCGAAGTTAGTTGGTGCTATTGTCGTATTATTTATCGGATTGAAAGTAGTTGTAATTTTGACAAAAGCAACAGAAAGGTTCCTTGATAACCAAAACCTTGACATTTCTTTAAAACCATTTCTGAAAGGTATAATCAATATATTGCTTAAAGTACTATTGATTGTCAGTGTACTTAGTATGTTAGGTGTGGAAATGACTTCTTTCATTGCTATGCTCGGAGCTGCCGGTTTAGCAATTGGAATGGCACTTTCCGGTACTTTGCAGAATTTTGCAGGGGGAGTAATTTTGCTTATTCTTAAGCCTTTTAAAGTCGGTGATTTCATCGAAACCCAAGGTTTTTTAGGGACGGTAAAGGAAATTCAAATATTTAGTACTTATATTTTAACAGTTGATAACAGGACTGTTATTATTCCTAACGGAGGACTATCAACTTCTTCATTGATTAATTTTACAAAAGAACCGATTCGAAGAGTTGACTGGACTTTTGGCATAGCTTATGGTGATGATACAGACAAAGCTAAAAAGGTTATACTTGAGCTCTGTCAGGCAGATACCCGAATTCTTGGTGATCCGGAGCCTTTCGTGGCTGTTTCGGCTCTTGCTAACAGCTCTGTTAATTTTACTGTGAGGGCTTGGGTGAACTCCCCGGATTACTGGGGTGTTTTCTTTGATATGAATGATAATATTTACAAAACATTTGGCAAGGAAGGACTTAATATTCCATTTCCACAAATGGATGTACATGTTAAAAATTCTAAATAA
- a CDS encoding cytochrome C oxidase subunit IV family protein, translating to MSEHAHNHDSHADDGKIAHAHDPRYGMNLMIWLILISLTVITVAVAGIDLGEYTLFVAMLIAAIKSSFVINYFMHIKFDDLLFKIFLILVILVLLVVFVLTGFDVFYR from the coding sequence ATGTCTGAACACGCACATAATCACGATTCGCATGCAGATGACGGAAAAATAGCACATGCTCATGACCCAAGATATGGCATGAACTTGATGATATGGCTTATTTTAATTTCGCTGACTGTTATCACTGTAGCAGTAGCAGGTATTGACTTAGGGGAGTACACTCTTTTTGTAGCAATGTTGATTGCAGCTATTAAAAGCTCATTTGTAATCAATTATTTTATGCACATTAAGTTTGACGATCTGCTTTTTAAAATTTTTCTGATACTTGTCATACTTGTCCTTTTGGTAGTATTTGTTTTGACAGGTTTTGACGTATTTTACAGATGA
- a CDS encoding SCO family protein, which translates to MIKIFTIFILLNITLLTAKEDKPVEIGIEHEKKLGQMLPMDLEFRNSEGDVRKLGDIINKPTVLALVYYHCPGICSPLLTSLGEVIDKADIKPGKDYQVLAISFDPRETYDVAARWKNNYLNAMERAIDKEDWLFMVGDSANVAKITDAVGFRYKSDGKDDFIHSGALIMISPEGKITRYLLGTSYLPFDFKMAIIEASKGIASPPITKLLAYCFSYDPDGKKYVFNFNKVAGTAIFLGVGIFFVVLLVKGRKKTNSGVNNG; encoded by the coding sequence ATGATTAAAATTTTCACAATTTTCATTCTTCTAAATATCACATTATTAACGGCTAAAGAAGATAAGCCCGTTGAAATTGGTATTGAACATGAAAAAAAATTAGGTCAGATGTTACCTATGGATTTGGAATTCCGAAATTCAGAAGGTGATGTACGTAAGCTTGGTGATATTATCAATAAGCCGACAGTTCTTGCTTTAGTTTATTACCACTGTCCCGGAATTTGTAGCCCACTGCTGACAAGTTTGGGAGAAGTGATTGACAAGGCAGATATAAAGCCCGGTAAAGATTATCAGGTACTTGCTATCAGTTTTGACCCAAGAGAAACTTATGATGTTGCTGCCCGATGGAAAAATAATTATCTGAATGCAATGGAACGAGCTATTGATAAAGAAGATTGGCTTTTCATGGTTGGCGATAGTGCTAATGTTGCTAAAATTACTGATGCTGTCGGATTTAGATACAAATCAGACGGTAAAGATGATTTTATCCATAGCGGCGCTTTGATTATGATTTCCCCTGAAGGTAAAATAACCCGTTACTTGCTTGGTACGAGTTACTTACCTTTTGATTTTAAAATGGCAATTATTGAAGCAAGCAAAGGTATAGCTTCACCGCCAATTACTAAATTGCTTGCTTATTGTTTTAGTTATGATCCTGATGGAAAAAAGTACGTTTTCAATTTCAACAAAGTTGCAGGTACTGCAATATTTCTCGGGGTCGGCATCTTCTTTGTGGTTTTACTTGTAAAAGGTAGAAAGAAAACAAATTCAGGAGTTAATAATGGCTGA
- the coxB gene encoding cytochrome c oxidase subunit II: MFNSASNYADSVDLVMLIIVGISVVLLIGITVAMIYFVYRYNRKRHPVAEQIHGNVILEVIWIVIPTILVMVMFWYGFEGYQTLRADVDDAYEVKVFAFMWGWNFEYPNGKKTDTLYVPLSRKTKLILTSRDVNHSFYVPAFRLKEDVIGGKNHYMILTPKSTGSYDVACAEYCGLNHSMMYTKLHVLEDYAFDQWVSQLDEPAKGEPAKLDENNAKEADAK; this comes from the coding sequence ATGTTTAATTCAGCATCAAATTATGCCGATTCAGTTGACTTAGTAATGCTGATTATAGTCGGTATATCAGTAGTTTTATTAATTGGAATTACTGTAGCGATGATTTATTTTGTATATCGCTACAATAGAAAAAGACATCCTGTTGCAGAGCAGATTCACGGCAATGTTATTTTGGAAGTGATTTGGATTGTTATACCTACAATACTTGTTATGGTTATGTTCTGGTATGGTTTTGAAGGTTATCAAACTCTCAGAGCTGATGTGGATGACGCTTATGAGGTGAAAGTCTTTGCATTTATGTGGGGATGGAATTTTGAATATCCAAACGGCAAAAAGACTGATACATTATATGTTCCTCTTAGCCGTAAGACGAAATTAATTCTAACTTCAAGAGATGTTAACCATAGCTTTTATGTTCCTGCATTCCGATTGAAAGAGGATGTTATTGGTGGAAAGAACCACTATATGATTCTTACTCCAAAATCAACCGGCAGCTATGATGTTGCTTGCGCAGAGTATTGTGGTTTAAATCACTCTATGATGTACACAAAACTTCATGTACTTGAGGATTATGCCTTTGACCAATGGGTTAGTCAGTTGGATGAACCCGCTAAAGGTGAGCCTGCAAAATTGGATGAAAATAATGCAAAGGAAGCTGATGCCAAATAA
- a CDS encoding protoheme IX farnesyltransferase, which produces MQRKLMPNKLSHTANISLMDSLKSYFSIISELSKVRITFFVAISGLVGYILAGNGLDWNIVPILAGIFILSCGSAALNHYQEIDTDSMMVRTKNRPLPTRKITSAFALITVIAMSLSGLALIWYFSNFTAFLLGIGALISYNAIYTPLKRVSAFAIMPGAIVGAMPPAIGWAAAGGMITDPKLFALGMFFFVWQIPHFWFLLLMYDVDYRRAGFPTLSKYFNSTQLKRITYVWVVALAASCMLIPLFGLTHNLLTNLLLLFAGFVLIWRTKPLVVEFDERFNFKLAFLDINLYVLVVVTLLSIDQFVY; this is translated from the coding sequence ATGCAAAGGAAGCTGATGCCAAATAAATTATCCCATACTGCAAATATTAGTTTGATGGATAGTTTAAAAAGCTACTTCTCAATTATTTCTGAGCTTTCAAAAGTAAGAATTACATTCTTTGTTGCAATTTCAGGACTTGTTGGTTATATTTTAGCCGGAAATGGTCTTGATTGGAATATTGTACCAATACTTGCCGGTATCTTTATATTATCATGCGGTTCGGCAGCGCTTAACCATTATCAGGAAATTGATACTGATTCAATGATGGTTAGAACTAAAAACCGTCCGCTTCCAACCAGAAAAATTACTTCTGCTTTTGCGCTTATTACTGTTATAGCAATGTCTCTATCCGGTTTAGCATTAATTTGGTATTTTTCAAATTTCACAGCTTTCTTGCTTGGTATTGGAGCATTAATATCTTATAATGCAATTTATACTCCACTTAAGAGAGTAAGTGCATTTGCAATTATGCCGGGAGCAATTGTTGGCGCTATGCCACCTGCTATTGGCTGGGCTGCAGCAGGAGGTATGATTACTGACCCGAAACTTTTTGCTTTGGGTATGTTCTTCTTTGTTTGGCAGATTCCACACTTTTGGTTTTTGCTTTTAATGTATGATGTTGATTACCGCAGAGCCGGTTTTCCGACACTAAGTAAGTATTTTAACAGTACTCAATTGAAACGAATTACTTATGTTTGGGTGGTTGCATTGGCAGCAAGCTGTATGCTGATTCCGCTTTTTGGACTGACGCATAATTTATTGACAAATCTTTTATTGTTATTTGCCGGTTTTGTTCTTATATGGAGAACTAAACCACTTGTTGTTGAATTTGATGAAAGATTCAATTTTAAACTTGCATTCCTTGACATAAATCTTTACGTTTTAGTTGTGGTTACTTTATTATCAATTGATCAGTTTGTATATTAA
- a CDS encoding cytochrome c translates to MNNINRPEDEIKYENLPKNPMRLFGIVYPYFAVLIIIGGLYWVYNLDWAYKNSLKPVVLQRDTVAEPLVMKSGSIMEGVDVKVVSQSTPELVKKGEELYKANCSSCHGDNGEGNGIAGKGLNPVPRNFKQNDGWKNGSNISGMWKTLEEGIAGGGMVAYDYLPVLDRFALIHYIHSLMNDFPKDSDSELEALDLAYRLSEGKETSNQIPVSNAKAAVENDFKAVNEKAGQIEKNLIFYRNEPGAKLILEHSIDNRKLIISLLRSDSWRSSSKALAGELASNINTNGAKASVLRLNSSEIAKMHEFLLRTFSQI, encoded by the coding sequence ATGAATAATATTAATAGACCGGAAGATGAAATAAAATATGAGAATTTACCGAAGAATCCTATGAGACTTTTCGGTATAGTATATCCTTATTTTGCTGTTTTGATAATTATTGGCGGTCTTTATTGGGTATACAATCTTGACTGGGCATACAAAAACAGTCTTAAACCTGTTGTATTGCAAAGAGATACTGTGGCAGAGCCATTGGTAATGAAAAGCGGTTCAATTATGGAAGGTGTGGATGTCAAAGTTGTTAGCCAATCTACTCCTGAGCTTGTCAAAAAAGGTGAGGAATTATATAAAGCAAACTGTTCTTCCTGCCATGGTGATAATGGTGAAGGTAATGGAATAGCCGGAAAAGGTTTGAATCCTGTACCACGAAATTTCAAGCAAAATGACGGCTGGAAAAACGGCTCTAATATATCCGGAATGTGGAAAACACTCGAAGAAGGTATTGCCGGTGGTGGTATGGTTGCCTATGATTATCTCCCGGTTTTGGATAGATTTGCACTCATACATTATATCCATTCTTTAATGAATGATTTTCCTAAAGATTCGGATAGCGAGCTTGAAGCCCTTGATCTTGCTTACAGGCTTAGTGAAGGCAAAGAAACATCAAACCAGATTCCTGTCAGTAACGCAAAAGCTGCTGTTGAAAATGATTTTAAAGCAGTAAATGAAAAAGCGGGTCAAATTGAGAAAAATTTGATTTTTTATCGTAATGAACCAGGTGCTAAACTAATTCTTGAACATTCTATTGATAATCGCAAGCTGATTATTTCGCTTCTAAGAAGCGATTCATGGAGGTCAAGTTCTAAAGCTTTAGCCGGTGAATTGGCATCCAATATAAATACAAATGGTGCAAAAGCAAGCGTTTTGAGACTTAACTCAAGTGAAATTGCAAAGATGCACGAGTTTTTATTAAGAACTTTTTCTCAGATTTAG
- a CDS encoding DUF3341 domain-containing protein translates to MNNNKILHSISAIFNTPDEIMNAAKEIVKAGYKKFDIHTPYPVHGMDGAMKVKRSPLGYFAFALGVTGAILALLLMYGTMVESYPNNIGGKPLFPLPAFIPVTFEVTVLLASVGTVSAMIIIFFRFPNNSHPLHDTPYMKQVSSDKYGAVIESDDPNFNFDEVKAFFERIGAASVEPIYYDEEELAFKPNLFDPKFLTGLAIIAITVSALTYFALNKLMFMEPFNWMMKQQRIAAQSPSDFFKDGFSMREPVSGTVAKNNMPYLYADSVDLAEKMMVNPLDVNDENLEIGKVKYNTYCSPCHDYYGNGNARLNGQFPNPPSLHTDKVRNWKDGRLFHIITVGQNTMPAYSQQITEKERWQIVTYIRALQRAMNATEEDMK, encoded by the coding sequence ATGAATAATAATAAAATTTTACACTCAATCTCAGCAATTTTTAATACGCCGGATGAAATAATGAATGCGGCTAAGGAAATTGTCAAAGCTGGTTACAAAAAATTTGATATTCATACTCCATATCCTGTTCACGGAATGGATGGTGCTATGAAAGTCAAACGCTCACCGCTTGGATATTTTGCTTTTGCTTTAGGTGTTACAGGTGCTATTCTGGCATTACTTCTTATGTATGGTACTATGGTTGAAAGCTATCCCAATAATATCGGTGGTAAACCTCTGTTTCCATTGCCCGCTTTTATACCTGTTACTTTTGAAGTTACGGTATTATTGGCTTCGGTCGGAACAGTTTCAGCGATGATTATTATTTTCTTCAGATTTCCGAATAACAGTCATCCTTTGCATGATACACCTTATATGAAGCAGGTATCTTCAGATAAATACGGCGCTGTGATCGAATCCGATGACCCGAATTTTAATTTTGATGAAGTTAAAGCGTTTTTCGAGCGAATTGGTGCTGCAAGTGTCGAGCCGATATATTATGACGAAGAGGAATTGGCATTTAAACCTAATCTTTTCGACCCAAAATTTTTGACCGGACTTGCAATTATTGCCATTACAGTATCGGCATTGACTTATTTTGCTTTGAATAAACTTATGTTTATGGAGCCGTTCAACTGGATGATGAAGCAGCAAAGAATTGCGGCTCAGTCACCGAGTGATTTCTTCAAAGATGGATTTTCAATGAGAGAACCGGTTTCCGGAACAGTTGCTAAGAACAATATGCCTTATTTATATGCTGACAGTGTTGATTTAGCCGAAAAGATGATGGTAAATCCATTGGATGTCAATGATGAAAATCTCGAAATTGGAAAAGTTAAATATAATACTTATTGCAGCCCATGCCATGATTATTATGGAAATGGCAATGCAAGATTAAACGGACAATTCCCAAATCCTCCGAGTTTACATACTGATAAAGTCAGGAATTGGAAGGATGGCAGATTGTTCCACATTATTACCGTCGGACAAAATACTATGCCTGCTTACTCTCAGCAGATTACAGAAAAAGAACGCTGGCAGATTGTTACATATATTAGAGCTTTACAAAGAGCTATGAATGCAACTGAGGAGGATATGAAATGA
- a CDS encoding c-type cytochrome, giving the protein MELLDKLVIPQPEYNLVLLNYFLMLGLSIFFIYTGALYGSMIMSVYFRGKAKGYNHFSFMTKDYADVATDKKSYGYGLGIVSFLSIIFIYAQLLHKTDVGVVSYLLVALVLYIAGMVTLFNYKSSLHLSSIFSNIKEQITGKVPESTIAEIDEINTTARELKSSAGTWGIILMSFAMWFFIGAIALTTDKAAWEGSSILTILISWKTILGFFQFLIASIALAGISFIFRKYYWDADKNKDSEDYTEYAKNFNLWLSIVTLIILPVFFLIGIFTTPKTSVSPWFFASSLLGIIAIFAVLHAVYGILKTKNVQLSKYAFFIFLVAFALLGIKEKLAFSVANHEHVLVLNEEYKIHKEEFLASMGVATVTVDGAEVYNRCMACHRDEDSPTAPAHKNIMAKYLAQEDPKAALARFIGNPVPVNPKWPPMPNQGLTPAEVTAVTEYLLDKYSDKKDESQAPADSVTAYLSK; this is encoded by the coding sequence ATGGAATTATTGGACAAGTTAGTTATACCACAGCCCGAATATAATTTGGTACTGCTGAATTATTTTTTGATGCTTGGGCTTTCCATATTTTTTATTTATACCGGTGCACTATACGGAAGTATGATTATGTCGGTATATTTCAGAGGCAAGGCTAAAGGCTATAATCACTTTTCATTTATGACTAAAGATTACGCTGATGTTGCTACTGATAAAAAATCTTATGGTTATGGATTAGGCATTGTTTCTTTCCTGTCCATAATTTTCATTTATGCTCAGCTTTTGCATAAGACCGATGTCGGTGTTGTTTCATATTTACTTGTTGCTCTTGTGCTGTATATTGCAGGTATGGTGACTTTGTTTAATTATAAAAGTTCACTACACTTAAGCAGTATTTTTTCTAATATTAAAGAGCAAATAACTGGTAAAGTTCCTGAATCTACGATCGCCGAAATTGATGAAATTAATACTACTGCAAGAGAGCTGAAAAGCTCTGCAGGAACATGGGGTATTATACTGATGTCATTTGCTATGTGGTTCTTTATTGGAGCAATTGCTCTCACAACTGATAAAGCCGCTTGGGAAGGCAGTAGCATTTTAACGATTCTTATTTCGTGGAAGACTATATTAGGATTTTTCCAATTTTTAATTGCATCAATAGCTTTAGCCGGAATTTCTTTTATTTTTCGGAAATATTACTGGGATGCTGACAAAAATAAAGATTCTGAAGATTATACTGAGTATGCAAAGAATTTCAACTTATGGTTGAGCATTGTTACCCTTATAATATTACCGGTATTCTTTTTAATAGGAATTTTCACTACTCCTAAGACTTCAGTCAGCCCATGGTTTTTTGCAAGCAGTCTATTGGGTATAATTGCCATTTTCGCTGTTTTACATGCAGTTTATGGAATACTGAAAACTAAGAATGTTCAATTATCGAAATATGCATTTTTCATATTCTTAGTTGCTTTTGCTTTGCTTGGAATTAAGGAAAAACTTGCTTTCAGTGTTGCTAATCATGAGCATGTACTGGTACTAAATGAGGAATACAAAATCCACAAAGAAGAGTTTTTAGCTTCTATGGGTGTTGCAACTGTAACGGTTGATGGAGCTGAAGTTTACAATCGTTGTATGGCTTGCCATCGTGATGAAGATTCACCCACAGCACCTGCTCATAAAAATATAATGGCTAAATATTTAGCCCAGGAAGACCCTAAAGCGGCTCTGGCAAGATTTATCGGTAATCCTGTTCCGGTTAATCCTAAATGGCCCCCGATGCCAAATCAGGGATTGACACCTGCTGAAGTAACTGCTGTAACTGAATATTTATTAGATAAATACAGTGATAAAAAAGATGAAAGCCAAGCTCCTGCTGATTCGGTAACTGCTTATTTATCAAAATAA
- a CDS encoding cbb3-type cytochrome c oxidase subunit I: MADHSAVAGNGNYVDFYNYKGKFSGIFGWLLSVDHKRIGLMYLFSMITFFLIGMTLGFFMRLELWSTGRDIMGPQTYNALFTLHGIIMIFLVIIPGIPAGFGNFFLPIQIGAEDVSFPKLNLTSWYLYTIGGLMAVVSLFVGGGPIDTGWTFYAPYSLRTGTEVILPLLAAFILGFSSILTGLNFVTTVHRLRAPGMSFFKLPLFIWALYSTAWIQIIGTPVIGITIILVILERAFGIGVFDPALGGDPILFQHLFWIYSHPAVYIMILPAMGVVSEIIPTFCRKTIFGYGAIAVSSIAIAFVGTLVWGHHMFTSGMSDEARWIYSFLTFIVALPSGVKIFNWVATMHKASIKPETPFLYVMAFIFLFSIGGLTGLVLGALATDVHLHDTYFVVAHFHYVMFGGTIFIFFAGLHYWFPKMFGRMYNTKIANIALAIMVVGFNMLYFTFFILGYMGMPRRYYDYLPEFQSLHQFATVGSWVLIAGILLMFTNLAIGLRRGAKASANPWGGMTLEWTVPSPPPLLNFDKIPTVKYGPYEYEHYEEVMKGE, from the coding sequence ATGGCTGACCACTCAGCAGTAGCCGGAAACGGCAATTATGTTGATTTTTATAACTATAAGGGCAAATTTTCAGGTATATTTGGCTGGCTTCTTTCTGTTGACCACAAGAGAATTGGGCTTATGTACCTTTTTTCAATGATTACTTTCTTCCTTATAGGCATGACGCTTGGTTTCTTTATGCGTCTCGAATTATGGTCCACAGGTCGTGATATTATGGGTCCGCAAACTTATAATGCACTCTTTACCCTGCATGGCATAATAATGATTTTCCTCGTGATAATTCCGGGTATTCCGGCAGGTTTTGGAAACTTTTTTCTGCCTATTCAAATAGGTGCCGAAGACGTTTCGTTTCCCAAACTTAATTTGACATCGTGGTATCTTTATACCATTGGCGGTTTGATGGCTGTAGTTTCCTTATTTGTTGGAGGAGGTCCTATTGATACAGGATGGACATTCTACGCTCCATACAGTTTAAGAACCGGAACAGAAGTTATATTACCGCTCTTAGCAGCATTTATTCTCGGATTTTCATCAATTTTGACCGGTTTAAACTTTGTTACAACTGTTCACAGATTGAGAGCTCCAGGAATGAGTTTCTTTAAACTTCCTCTATTTATATGGGCACTTTATTCAACAGCTTGGATTCAGATTATCGGTACACCGGTAATTGGTATAACAATTATTCTTGTTATCCTAGAGAGAGCTTTTGGTATTGGTGTATTTGACCCTGCTCTCGGTGGTGATCCAATATTATTCCAGCACTTATTCTGGATATATTCCCATCCGGCTGTATATATTATGATACTTCCTGCGATGGGTGTAGTATCGGAAATTATACCGACTTTCTGTAGAAAGACTATTTTCGGATATGGTGCAATTGCGGTATCCTCAATTGCTATTGCATTTGTTGGTACTCTTGTATGGGGACACCACATGTTCACATCGGGTATGAGTGATGAAGCCAGATGGATTTATTCCTTTCTGACATTTATTGTGGCACTGCCTTCCGGGGTAAAAATATTCAATTGGGTGGCCACAATGCACAAGGCATCTATAAAACCGGAAACACCTTTCTTATATGTAATGGCTTTCATCTTCCTTTTTTCTATTGGTGGACTAACAGGATTGGTACTGGGCGCACTTGCTACAGATGTACATCTTCATGATACATATTTCGTAGTTGCTCACTTTCATTATGTAATGTTCGGTGGAACGATATTTATTTTCTTTGCAGGTTTGCATTACTGGTTTCCAAAGATGTTCGGTAGAATGTATAATACAAAAATAGCAAATATTGCACTTGCAATTATGGTTGTAGGTTTCAATATGTTATATTTTACCTTCTTTATACTTGGATATATGGGTATGCCGAGAAGATATTACGATTATCTTCCCGAGTTCCAGAGTTTGCATCAGTTTGCAACTGTTGGTTCATGGGTATTGATAGCAGGAATTTTGCTAATGTTTACAAATCTTGCTATTGGACTTCGCCGTGGTGCAAAAGCATCTGCAAACCCTTGGGGAGGTATGACTTTGGAATGGACTGTTCCGTCCCCGCCACCGCTACTAAATTTTGATAAAATTCCTACAGTTAAATATGGTCCTTATGAATATGAACATTATGAGGAGGTAATGAAGGGTGAGTAA
- a CDS encoding cytochrome c oxidase subunit 3 family protein — MHVHRDDYGAKMGMWLFLFTELLLFGGMFILYMAYRVEYIQQFQLAAKELKVYMGGVNTIILLTSSLTMVLSIVALQRKNVKGSIFWLISTIAFALGFMVVKYFEWSEKISHGIYPKGPALMEKSQGEIIFFGLYYTMTGLHGLHVIIGVGLLTAMLIQLKRKKVRPDRFVPLENAGLYWHLVDLIWIFLFPLFYLLH, encoded by the coding sequence GTGCACGTGCATCGCGATGACTATGGTGCAAAAATGGGGATGTGGCTGTTCCTGTTTACTGAATTATTGCTGTTTGGCGGTATGTTCATTTTATATATGGCATATCGGGTTGAATATATACAGCAGTTTCAGTTAGCTGCAAAAGAATTGAAAGTTTATATGGGAGGTGTTAATACAATTATACTTCTTACATCAAGCTTGACTATGGTTTTATCAATTGTTGCCCTACAGAGAAAGAATGTCAAAGGCTCAATCTTTTGGCTAATCTCAACAATTGCCTTCGCTCTCGGATTTATGGTCGTTAAATATTTTGAATGGTCTGAAAAGATTTCTCATGGTATTTATCCAAAAGGTCCGGCTTTAATGGAAAAATCTCAGGGTGAGATAATTTTCTTTGGACTTTACTATACCATGACCGGTCTTCACGGGCTTCACGTCATAATTGGAGTAGGACTTCTGACAGCCATGCTTATACAGCTCAAACGAAAAAAAGTACGTCCCGATAGATTCGTTCCACTCGAAAATGCCGGTTTATACTGGCACTTGGTGGATCTTATCTGGATATTTTTATTCCCCTTATTTTACTTGTTACACTAA